A single window of Microcoleus sp. FACHB-831 DNA harbors:
- the murA gene encoding UDP-N-acetylglucosamine 1-carboxyvinyltransferase, with protein MSLTELSSKPEADNSVLQIWGKQTLKGHVKISGAKNSALAIMAGALLCPDDFRLRNVPSLVDVTRMGQILSALGIKLERNGDIVDINARDIGESKAPYELVSQLRASFFAIGPMLARLGVARVPLPGGCAIGARPVDLHVRGLQSMGADVQIEHGMVHAYVTGPNPRLKGAKIYLDYPSVGATETLMMAATLADGETTIENAAQEPEVSDLANFCNSMGAKIRGAGTNTIIISGVPRLHSTDYNIIPDRVEAATFLVAGAITHSEISLSPIVPDHLTAAIAKLRDIGAKVILEDRDCLRIIGAQSHMATDIETLPYPGFPTDMQAQFMALLTLSEGTSTISETVFENRLRHVAELNRMGADIRVKGNHAIVRGVSMLSGAPVVATDLRASAALVLAGLAAEGKTTIKGLHHLDRGYDNLEDKMRRLGAKLQRVQDDAVADEAATAPATASVE; from the coding sequence ATCAGCCTGACAGAACTCTCATCTAAGCCTGAAGCAGACAATTCAGTTCTGCAAATTTGGGGCAAACAGACCCTGAAAGGGCACGTAAAAATTAGTGGGGCAAAGAACTCGGCACTGGCTATCATGGCTGGAGCCTTACTGTGCCCCGACGATTTTAGGCTTCGCAACGTTCCCTCCCTCGTCGATGTGACGCGGATGGGGCAGATTTTATCAGCGTTAGGGATAAAGCTGGAGCGGAATGGCGACATTGTAGACATCAACGCTCGGGATATTGGCGAATCTAAAGCGCCTTACGAATTAGTTTCTCAGCTGCGAGCTTCATTCTTTGCCATTGGCCCGATGCTGGCGCGTCTGGGGGTTGCCCGCGTACCGCTCCCAGGGGGTTGTGCCATAGGTGCTAGACCCGTAGACCTGCACGTTAGAGGTCTGCAATCAATGGGCGCCGACGTACAGATCGAGCATGGGATGGTTCATGCTTATGTAACTGGCCCAAATCCCAGATTGAAGGGTGCGAAAATTTACCTCGACTACCCTAGCGTCGGAGCAACAGAGACGCTGATGATGGCGGCTACCCTAGCTGATGGGGAAACGACCATAGAAAACGCTGCTCAAGAGCCAGAAGTGTCAGATCTGGCTAATTTCTGCAACTCGATGGGCGCGAAAATTCGCGGCGCTGGCACAAACACCATCATTATTTCGGGCGTACCCCGCTTGCATTCGACGGACTACAACATCATTCCCGACCGAGTTGAAGCTGCAACTTTCCTTGTAGCAGGAGCTATTACCCACTCGGAAATTAGCCTGTCGCCAATCGTACCAGACCATCTCACAGCAGCGATCGCTAAGCTGCGAGATATCGGTGCAAAAGTGATCCTAGAAGATCGCGATTGTCTGCGGATTATCGGGGCGCAAAGCCACATGGCAACGGATATTGAAACCTTGCCTTATCCAGGCTTTCCCACAGATATGCAAGCGCAGTTCATGGCTTTGCTAACTCTCAGCGAAGGAACCAGCACGATCAGCGAAACGGTGTTTGAAAACCGCTTGCGTCACGTAGCTGAGTTGAATCGTATGGGCGCGGACATTCGTGTAAAAGGCAACCACGCCATCGTTCGAGGCGTATCGATGCTATCAGGGGCACCTGTGGTAGCAACTGACTTGCGAGCTTCAGCTGCGCTTGTATTGGCAGGGCTGGCAGCCGAAGGAAAAACAACGATTAAAGGTTTACACCACCTAGATCGGGGCTACGACAATCTAGAAGATAAGATGCGCCGCCTGGGAGCTAAACTACAGCGCGTACAGGATGATGCAGTGGCGGATGAAGCTGCTACAGCCCCCGCCACAGCTAGTGTTGAGTAA